A genome region from Hippopotamus amphibius kiboko isolate mHipAmp2 chromosome 1, mHipAmp2.hap2, whole genome shotgun sequence includes the following:
- the C1H1orf167 gene encoding LOW QUALITY PROTEIN: uncharacterized protein C1orf167 homolog (The sequence of the model RefSeq protein was modified relative to this genomic sequence to represent the inferred CDS: substituted 1 base at 1 genomic stop codon), giving the protein MELRPDTSHKENVPPRPVTPLRPEHRRLQKSLGVGLSSRRDWWVPVGQAERGGPLATQSLGAALHQEPCRVQSNLTSPSPSPSLGLTLRNTTGHLTNSSFCQQSNLQPLAGRLQGRAQEFAIQQSNLSVRETRMAECGRRPSPYLWSEPQEIFWPNMIPGGSPLPRGPLVHPSSSPRRSRLLATGTPSPDVGPAAGLAPLDGHTWPGSRSRCGLGGWTSRLLEEPLTLEDLAVPAQSRAHAPSRAAVHQLLASVQRLGHEAVGLRCRATREAPGPVQWEPWTRAGQILPARLQPSQPALASWDERRKHSQGLRETTGFPETPGVQDGLSDIQASSKPASLETTLETLPGDALDPEQRVLPAQPLWPGETCSPGTTYNRGQRKDPLLPQGAGSREARLCSSVSSSSAWGVLPGQEGGDRTPREQVSGEEERPASCLPDTAPVRSALQNKARNTVSLESEIGRRQWRSRCFRAWRHWVQRQRAVAAAVALGRRQLLRRALRALRWTLWLREAQLEAAWGRHTQALVTRTFQKWRNLIQQQKQGQPHVQAGPGPPPSGGGQDRGPSGRKLVVDTTWRSRPDEGHRGVQTLQVLQQLAVYLLWGHQKEWARQEKGVQGEAFQARLRTQRIGRPPQAGCSPAADAAWVAPLDTQRQRAWLCRCFGAWQRFVQRGTLYREHVSNCRARTLRLCLQQWVQMKQLRASDGAKVTQLSLCWRKAGEQSGGPGAHGLGVVAQALPQDQGRGSLQEARRRLALHRALLLWRMRLSQRQRAGIWTHLSPTSWLSGSRLVAGTKSVSSPQPPSILQVPGLPSFSEGVRRRALRRILRGWHLRAQDPGSARIASAPGSLGSILGGEAPPGQSTPRSSLGKASRAPTVLETLRVGFLWAAGQRQQGRCLLLWQARAQQSRGAARWHQRTLQRRILLGWSHWATAQGARRELGARWAWDRSCRAALGLWRWRLVQRRQAEQWAREWGQRLQRRALGHWHCCWQRQQLLREKYQQWVQVRLQAQRRAVFRGWQQAASRRRPTVASPEPLPLQSHFQARCGVVGDTEMPQAKRPAFQDGLRRRTSGAAFASEAPAAAARPREQQVAWASFSCWRSREQRRWVDRQSRRAWAQQDFIARQVAPGQRCEAHQQAGERIQARARCWTLWERESCLHRVSRDHAVRKLSARVLEAWAQSMSRGRVQRTAITQFQQAGPRRLLRTHWAQWRTVLLSVWLEPQAEDQEAGTAHPRPRAGLRRLPRLATRGRLLVLMNAPALGRQVTESLPSALPPRFGCRGPDVTAGSRASTVQGQEGTAAQRSETLRAKEDILAALAPXGTASQAPGLPAGQAPGSRVAALGRCSGGGAAGADTAQAVAPEAGLATVAAAGPAAAGGSAATATGRRLGPFPGCSVDTGPPLLPLSQRRLASRDWDRDQPVCMCPSSPWAARLEGTGEPCQVNGFWDRAGCPCTPHSQGRKGKGNGSTTHKGSDPFNP; this is encoded by the exons ATGGAGCTGAGACCTGACACCAGCCACAAGGAGAATGTGCCCCCGAGGCCAGTGACCCCCCTGAGACCAG AGCATCGGAGACTCCAGAAGAGCCTGGGTGTCGGCCTGTCCAGTAGACGTGACTGGTGGGTGCCCGTGGGCCAGGCCGAGAGAGGAGGGCCTCTGGCCACACAGTCCCTGGGGGCAGCGCTGCACCAGGAGCCCTGCCGAGTCCAGAGCAACCtgaccagccccagccccagccccagcctgggtcTCACCCTGAGGAACACAACTGGCCACCTGACCAACTCAAGCTTCTGCCAGCAGAGCAACCTGCAGCCCCTGGCTGGGAGGCTCCAAGGGAGAGCCCAGGAGTTTGCCATCCAGCAGAGTAACCTGAGTGTCAGGGAGACCCGCATGGCCGAGTGTGGACGTCGCCCCAGCCCCTACCTCTGGTCAGAGCCTCAGGAAATCTTCTGGCCCAACATGATACCCGGGGGAAGCCCTCTACCCCGAGGGCCACTGGTTCACCCATCCTCTAGCCCGAGACGGTCCCGGCTGCTGGCCACAGGTACCCCCAGCCCAGATGTCGGGCCTGCTGCAGGCCTGGCCCCTCTCGATGGGCACACGTGGCCAGGCTCCAGATCCCGGTGTGGCCTGGGGGGCTGGACCTCCAGGCTCTTGGAGGAACCCCTCACCCTGGAGGACCTCGCTGTCCCTGCCCAGAGCCGGGCTCATGCCCCATCCCGGGCTGCTGTTCACCAGCTGCTGGCCTCTGTGCAACGTCTGGGGCATGAGGCAGTCGGTCTCAGGTGCCGGGCAACCCGGGAAGCCCCAGGCCCTGTGCAGTGGGAGCCCTGGACCAGAGCTGGCCAGATACTCCCTGCTCGCCTCCAGCCCAGCCAGCCTGCTCTTGCTTCCTGGGATGagaggaggaaacactcccaAGGTCTCAGGGAAACGACAGGTTTCCCAGAGACACCGGGGGTCCAGGATGGTCTCTCAGACATTCAGGCAAGCAGCAAGCCTGCATCGCTGGAGACCACTTTGGAGACGCTACCTGGGGATGCCCTTGACCCTGAGCAGAGGGTCCTCCCTGCCCAACCCCTATGGCCGGGAGAGACGTGTTCCCCAGGGACTACATACAacagggggcagaggaaggaTCCCCTGCTCCCTCAAGGGGcgggcagcagggaggccagaCTCTGCTCTTCAGTCTCGTCCAGTTCAGCCTGGGGAGTCCTccctgggcaggaaggaggggacagGACCCCGAGGGAGCAGGTCAGCGGGGAGGAAGAGAGGCCGGCTTCCTGTCTGCCAGACACGGCCCCAGTGAGGAGCGCTCTGCAG AACAAAGCCCGAAACACTGTGAGCCTGGAGTCGGAGATAGGCCG CCGGCAGTGGCGGTCCAGGTGTTTCAGAGCGTGGCGGCATTGGGTGCAGAGGCAGCGGGCCGTGGCGGCGGCTGTGGCGCTGGGCCGCCGGCAGCTGTTGCGCAGGGCGCTGCGTGCGCTGCGGTGGACACTGTGGCTCCGGGAGGCCCAGCTGGAGGCGGCCTGGGGGCGACACACGCAGGCCCTGGTGACACGGACCTTCCAAAAG TGGAGAAACTTAATTCAGCAGCAGAAACAAGGGCAGCCTCACGTCCAGGCTGGGCCAGGACCCCCACCCTCCGGGGGAGGCCAGGACAGAGGCCCCTCAGGAAGGAAACTGGTGGTGGACACCACTTGGAGAAGCAG GCCAGATGAAGGACACAGGGGAGTCCAGACCCTGCAGGTTCTGCAACAGCTGGCTG TTTACCTCCTGTGGGGCCATCAGAAGGAATGGGCCAGGCAGGAGAAGGGGGTCCAGGGAGAGGCCTTCCAGGCCAGGCTGAGGACTCAGAGGATAGGGAGGCCCCCTCAAGCCGGGTGCTCTCCTGCTGCAGATGCAGCCTGGGTGGCTCCCCTGGACACCCAGCGCCAGAGGGCCTGGCTCTGCAG GTGCTTTGGGGCCTGGCAGCGGTTCGTGCAAAGAGGGACCCTGTACCGGGAACATGTGTCCAACTGCCGGGCAAGGACCCTGAGGTTGTGCCTGCAGCAGTGGGTGCAGATGAAGCAGCTGCGGGCCTCAGATGGGGCGAAGGTGACCCAGCTGTCCCTTTGTTGGCGGAAGGCAGGTGAGCAGAGTGGCGGGCCTGGgg CCCATGGCCTGGGGGTGGTGGCCCAGGCGCTGCCCCAGGACCAAGGCCGGGGCTCCCTGCAGGAAGCCCGCCGGAGGCTGGCTCTCCACCGGGCGCTGCTGCTCTGGAGGATGCGGCTCTCCCAGCGCCAGCGGGCAGG AATCTGGACCCACCTCTCACCCACCTCCTGGCTAAGTGGGAGCCGCCTAGTGGCGGGAACCAAGTCTGTCTCCTCACCGCAGCCTCCCAGCATCTTGCAGGTGCCGGGCCTGCC CTCCTTCTCCGAGGGCGTGCGGCGGCGGGCGCTGCGGCGCATCCTGAGGGGTTGGCACCTGAGGGCACAGGATCCGGGCAGCGCCAGGATCGCCTCGGCCCCAGGATCGCTGGGCAGCATCCTGGGAGGGGAGGCCCCGCCGGGCCAGAGCACACCCCGAAGCTCCCTGGGGAAG GCTTCCAGGGCCCCCACCGTCCTGGAGACGCTCCGGGTGGGCTTTCTTTGGGCAGCTGGGCAGCGGCAGCAGGGGCGGTGCCTTCTGCTCTGGCAGGCGCGGGCCCAGCAGTCCCGGGGAGCAGCGAGGTGGCACCAGCGCACCCTTCAGAGGCG CATCCTCCTTGGCTGGAGTCACTGGGCAACAGCCCAAGGGGCCCGGAGAGAGCTGGGTGCCCGCTGGGCCTGGGATCGGAGCTGCAGGGCCGCGCTGGGCCTGTGGCGGTGGCGGCTGGTGCAGCGGCGGCAGGCAGAGCAGTGGGCCCGGGAGTGGGGCCAGAGACTGCAGCGACGTGCCCTGGGCCACTGGCACTGCTGCTGGCAGA GGCAGCAGCTTCTGCGTGAAAAGTACCAGCAGTGGGTGCAGGTCCGCCTCCAGGCCCAGCGGAGGGCCGTGTTCCGGGGCTGGCAGCAGGCAGCATCTCGTCGGAGACCCACGGTGGCCAGTCCAGAGCCGCTCCCACTGCAGAG CCACTTCCAGGCCCGGTGTGGAGTCGTGGGAGACACAGAGATGCCCCAGGCCAAGCGTCCAGCCTTCCAGGATGGCCTGAGGAGACGGACATCAGGGGCCGCATTTGCCAGTGAGGCCCCTGCGGCTGCAGCCCGGCCTCGGGAGCAGCAAGTGGCCTGGGCCTCCTTCTCCTGCTGGAGAAGCCGAGAGCAGAGGCGCTGGGTGGACAGGCAGTCGAGGAGGGCCTGGGCCCAGCAGGACTTCATTGCAAGGCAAGTGGCCCCGGGCCAGCGCTGCGAGGCCCACCAGCAGGCAGGAGAAAGAATCCAGGCCCGGGCCCGGTGCTGGACACTGTGGGAACGTGAATCCTGCCTGCACCGGGTCAGCCGAGACCATGCTGTCCGGAAGCTGAGCGCCAG GGTCCTAGAGGCCTGGGCCCAGTCGATGAGCCGGGGCCGTGTCCAGCGAACTGCCATCACCCAGTTCCAGCAGGCTGGGCCCAGGCGTCTCCTGCGAACCCACTGGGCTCAGTGGCGGACAGTGCTGCTCAGCGTGTGGCTGGAGCCGCAGGCAGAGGACCAGGAGGCCGGCACAGCCCATCCCAGACCCAGGGCCGGCCTCAGGCGCCTGCCCAGGCTGGCCACCAGAGGGCGCCTCCTGGTGCTGATGAACGCTccagccctggggaggcag GTGACAGAGagcctcccctctgccctgccGCCCCGCTTCGGCTGCAGGGGCCCAGATGTGACTGCTGGGTCCAGGGCCAGCACCGTACAGGGCCAGGAGGGGACTGCAGCTCAGAGATCAGAGACCTTGAGAGCAAAG GAGGACATACTTGCAGCGCTGGCGCCTTGAGGCACTGCTTCGCAGGCTCCAGGGCTCCCAGCAGGCCAGGCGCCTGGCAGCCGTGTGGCAGCGCTGGGTAGATGCTCAGGGGGCGGAGCAGCTGGCGCGGACACTG CTCAGGCAGTGGCACCTGAGGCGGGCCTGGCGACTGTGGCGGCAGCGGGTCCTGCGGCTGCAGGTGGCTCAGCGGCTACGGCAACAGGAAGACGCCTGGGTCCTTTCCCAG GCTGCTCTGTGGACACTGgcccccctctccttcccctgagCCAGCGAAGACTTGCAAGCAGGGACTGGGACAGGGACCAGCCCGTGTGCATGTGTCCGTCCAGCCCCTGGGCAGCACGGCTCGAGGGCACGGGGGAGCCGTGCCAGGTGAACGGCTTCTGGGACAGG GCAGGGTGTCCCTGCACCCCTCACAGCCAGGGCAGGAAAGGGAAGGGCAACGGCTCCACCACGCACAAGGGTTCAGACCCCTTCAACCCTTAA
- the AGTRAP gene encoding type-1 angiotensin II receptor-associated protein isoform X3 produces the protein MELPAVNLKAILLVHWLLTTWSCLVFQGAYAWANFTILALGVWAVAQRDSIDAISMFLGGLVVTIFLDIIYIGIFYPGASLTDTGRFSAGMAILSLLLKPVSCFFVYHMYRERGGFLGSSQDHSAYQTIDSSEAPADLENRAYVPRGY, from the exons GCGATCCTCCTGGTTCACTGGCTGCTGACGACCTG GAGCTGCCTCGTGTTCCAGGGCGCCTATGCCTGGGCCAACTTCACCATCCTGGCCCTGGGCGTGTGGGCTGTCGCGCAGCGGGACTCCATCGATGCCATAAGTATG TTTCTGGGTGGCTTGGTGGTCACCATCTTCCTGGACATCATCTACATCGGCATCTTCTACCCGGGGGCCAGCCTCACGGACACGGGGCGCTTCAGCGCTGGCATGGCCATCCTCAGCCTCCTGCTCAAGCCAGTCTCCTGCTTCTTCGTCTACCACATGTACCGGGAGCGCGGGG GTTTCCTTGGATCTTCACAGGATCACAGCGCCTACCAGACGATTGACTCTTCTGAGGCGCCTGCCGACCTAGAGAACAGGGCTTACGTCCCCCGAGGATACTGA
- the AGTRAP gene encoding type-1 angiotensin II receptor-associated protein isoform X1: protein MELPAVNLKAILLVHWLLTTWSCLVFQGAYAWANFTILALGVWAVAQRDSIDAISMFLGGLVVTIFLDIIYIGIFYPGASLTDTGRFSAGMAILSLLLKPVSCFFVYHMYRERGGERLLCIGEASASSQLPASPHAGPGFLGSSQDHSAYQTIDSSEAPADLENRAYVPRGY from the exons GCGATCCTCCTGGTTCACTGGCTGCTGACGACCTG GAGCTGCCTCGTGTTCCAGGGCGCCTATGCCTGGGCCAACTTCACCATCCTGGCCCTGGGCGTGTGGGCTGTCGCGCAGCGGGACTCCATCGATGCCATAAGTATG TTTCTGGGTGGCTTGGTGGTCACCATCTTCCTGGACATCATCTACATCGGCATCTTCTACCCGGGGGCCAGCCTCACGGACACGGGGCGCTTCAGCGCTGGCATGGCCATCCTCAGCCTCCTGCTCAAGCCAGTCTCCTGCTTCTTCGTCTACCACATGTACCGGGAGCGCGGGGGTGAGCGCCTGCTCTGCATCGGTGAGGCCAGCGCCTCCAGCCAGCTCCCTGCCTCCCCGCACGCCGGCCCAG GTTTCCTTGGATCTTCACAGGATCACAGCGCCTACCAGACGATTGACTCTTCTGAGGCGCCTGCCGACCTAGAGAACAGGGCTTACGTCCCCCGAGGATACTGA
- the AGTRAP gene encoding type-1 angiotensin II receptor-associated protein isoform X2: MELPAVNLKAILLVHWLLTTWSCLVFQGAYAWANFTILALGVWAVAQRDSIDAISMFLGGLVVTIFLDIIYIGIFYPGASLTDTGRFSAGMAILSLLLKPVSCFFVYHMYRERGGERLLCIGFLGSSQDHSAYQTIDSSEAPADLENRAYVPRGY, encoded by the exons GCGATCCTCCTGGTTCACTGGCTGCTGACGACCTG GAGCTGCCTCGTGTTCCAGGGCGCCTATGCCTGGGCCAACTTCACCATCCTGGCCCTGGGCGTGTGGGCTGTCGCGCAGCGGGACTCCATCGATGCCATAAGTATG TTTCTGGGTGGCTTGGTGGTCACCATCTTCCTGGACATCATCTACATCGGCATCTTCTACCCGGGGGCCAGCCTCACGGACACGGGGCGCTTCAGCGCTGGCATGGCCATCCTCAGCCTCCTGCTCAAGCCAGTCTCCTGCTTCTTCGTCTACCACATGTACCGGGAGCGCGGGGGTGAGCGCCTGCTCTGCATCG GTTTCCTTGGATCTTCACAGGATCACAGCGCCTACCAGACGATTGACTCTTCTGAGGCGCCTGCCGACCTAGAGAACAGGGCTTACGTCCCCCGAGGATACTGA